The genomic interval TACATCTGTGACGACTGCAACAGGGACTGTCATTCCAGGATTGGTCTCTATAGTCATCGCAGACGCTGTTCCAGCTCGCAAGTTCTTCCTGGCGCAACCCATCTTCTTCTTAGACGGACGGAGGCCGACAAATGCTTCAAGCGGGTCTGCTATTTGTGGCTGTTGTTGTATTAGCTGTATTCATTGCTAAGCTGAGATGTTCATGcttcaaaattaaacaatgtactAACAGTAAATAATTGTTCTGCTGAACGATCTTAAGAGATCGAAATACAACAGCTATGATTGAAGGTACAGgaagactttttacggccgccaaaaGTGGCAAACCACAGGCCGCCCAACACAATTTGATTGaggctgttcatggacggtattaGAAACGCAAGATACCGTCCCCGCCCTCTTgccccgggttgagtagaacttaacatttacacatgttaatgTACCAGAATATAATTCAGAGAAAACCGCAAATGTATTCATACTGCGGTGCACATTGAATCttgagtgcaattccatgaaaagccttgttctcgatgcgtccgagggatctactttccagattttattatacgtTTCACGAATATAAAAATGATCAgattaaattattcaaattttatcagtCTCCTTAATATAGTACCTATTTTCTTTAATGTGATGTAGTAGTATTTCAGCATGTACTCCAGACCTTAGGTatcgtctttttttttctttatgtttacgCAGTGTTCTAAAATAATGTCTGACTGTTCCACTTTAATATCAACTCATCATTTGCTGTAACGTTCGAACTTGTACACGGACGGTTACATATGTAACTGTGATAAGCGATGGTTAAGTAGGGTAAATAATCAAGGTCATTTAGTCGACTTACACTGTATCAACATGGAGAtatgtaaagatattttcagattttacttaATTTATCTGTTGGTTCATAATTCTAGTGAATTCCTCCTAGGACATAAGGAATACCAGAATTTTACAAAGTCTCAAAGAAATGTTTTAACCACAACTGAAAATGCTGGTTCGATTTGTTGCACGCACGGGCAATGGGAAGCGAACGCTTACTTAAATGTGGGAACTACGATGTCAATGAATAACGAAACAGTGTATTTCTTCTATAACGGATCAGGAAATGTTGCTTTTGATAAAGTAAACCAGCGGGCATATGTCAATTACCAGCTGACTGCATTTTCTCCAATTATACCTACACATTACCGTTTTAAAACGACAAAGATTTTCGACTTTGTAAAGGTATGTATGGACGGCTGTGTTCTTTGAATGCGAACTTTCCTGTATCAATAAGCATGTTTTCCTTGTTTGTACAATATGAAAATTTTCGTGGACTTGCTCAAAACCATATCAATT from Mercenaria mercenaria strain notata chromosome 2, MADL_Memer_1, whole genome shotgun sequence carries:
- the LOC123562795 gene encoding mammalian ependymin-related protein 1-like; this translates as MEICKDIFRFYLIYLLVHNSSEFLLGHKEYQNFTKSQRNVLTTTENAGSICCTHGQWEANAYLNVGTTMSMNNETVYFFYNGSGNVAFDKVNQRAYVNYQLTAFSPIIPTHYRFKTTKIFDFVKGIMYEIDEQGKCAKENSEQTLQIVCIPQSANQLSQGVFGGENVSTYQFSKKDFLEEITTVTVLQNGSYCETVSLSYAFFSDDPDTLGGSVYDLDVVDLSHGIKDPSIFVPPKSCDT